A genomic window from Montipora capricornis isolate CH-2021 chromosome 8, ASM3666992v2, whole genome shotgun sequence includes:
- the LOC138059119 gene encoding uncharacterized protein, with protein sequence MATPGPLASSKEKTNGSKLSRLLVDGGTTVLRSVFDTHHPPANLAAHLNACYSTLDKLFRRRILNGHQWYELFPVGGAAPDSNTFDITLLFLLLTKICGLTPPHTGWHCKPPPSDTSREANLARIKFFRNHLYGHITTTGIDELMFNALWQEISAVLVCLGLSQAEIDRLKAERCGEEDYLNALRDWAESEADLKTQLNEVRQPQNTVQESVEENKSILKDLRIQQSTTQDTVDRTQQVVKESNSRIQDIHQIVTKIRETQHNTDQEDKILKKLARVDTQRDVRDYTKRYLEGTRESFFAKISTWLDDASSPNRVLVLSGNAGMGKSVIAAEMCRRMQESGRLAGSHFCHHDRARHRNPKVMMQSLACHLSCCLPEYKKALVEQLSGNLGVEINDMEVKDLFDLLFLEPLNGVADPGCKYLMVIDALDESEYQGRNDLLDVIANLFQNLPLWLRFLVTTRPEVNIWDSLKDLQPLLLEPKDEDNLKVIRFYFEQSLSDLLEVEMHELVLDDLVQKSEGVFLSAKFLVDFIKGKCSTLLTLEQLDKTLPAGIACVYFTSRISNGSSKTCVGN encoded by the coding sequence ATGGCCACACCTGGACCCCTGGCCAGCTCTAAGGAGAAGACAAATGGGTCCAAGCTAAGTCGACTACTTGTTGATGGTGGAACAACTGTACTGAGAAGTGTTTTTGACACTCATCACCCTCCTGCAAACTTGGCAGCTCATCTTAATGCCTGTTATTCCACCCTTGACAAGCTTTTTCGTAGGAGAATTCTCAATGGTCACCAGTGGTACGAGCTCTTTCCTGTTGGTGGAGCTGCCCCCGACTCCAACACGTTTGATATCACTCTGTTGTTCCTCCTTCTGACCAAAATTTGTGGACTTACCCCTCCCCACACTGGATGGCATTGCAAGCCGCCCCCAAGTGACACTTCTCGTGAGGCAAACCTTGCTCGAATTAAGTTTTTCCGTAATCATTTGTATGGGCACATCACAACCACTGGTATCGATGAATTGATGTTCAATGCACTGTGGCAGGAAATCAGTGCCGTTCTAGTGTGTCTTGGGTTAAGTCAGGCAGAGATTGATCGATTGAAGGCAGAGCGATGTGGAGAGGAGGATTATCTTAACGCATTACGAGACTGGGCAGAGAGTGAAGCGGATCTCAAGACTCAACTTAATGAGGTGCGTCAGCCTCAGAACACAGTCCAAGAGAGTGTCGAGGAAAACAAATCCATCCTTAAAGACTTACGAATCCAGCAGTCAACAACCCAAGACACTGttgacagaacacaacaagTTGTCAAGGAAAGCAATTCTAGGATTCAAGACATACATCAAATTGTCACTAAAATCCGGGAGACGCAACACAACACCGATCAGGAGGATAAAATCCTAAAGAAACTTGCAAGGGTTGACACCCAACGTGATGTGAGAGATTATACGAAGAGATACTTAGAAGGAACCCGTGAGTCTTTCTTTGCTAAAATCAGCACCTGGTTGGATGATGCAAGCTCTCCAAATCGTGTCTTGGTGCTAAGCGGAAATGCAGGGATGGGGAAGTCTGTCATCGCTGCTGAGATGTGTCGAAGAATGCAAGAATCTGGCAGATTAGCGGGAAGCCATTTTTGTCACCATGACAGAGCACGCCACAGGAATCCCAAGGTGATGATGCAGTCTTTAGCCTGTCACCTGTCATGCTGTCTTCCAGAGTACAAGAAAGCCCTTGTGGAACAGCTCTCCGGAAATCTGGGTGTTGAGATCAACGACATGGAAGTCAAAGATCTGTTTGATTTGCTTTTTTTAGAACCTCTTAACGGGGTAGCAGATCCAGGTTGTAAATATCTTATGGTAATTGATGCTTTAGATGAAAGTGAATACCAAGGACGAAATGATCTTCTTGACGTGATTGCCAACTTGTTTCAGAATTTACCACTTTGGCTTCGATTTCTGGTAACGACGCGTCCTGAAGTTAACATTTGGGACAGCCTGAAAGATTTGCAACCACTGCTACTAGAGCCAAAAGATGAAGACAACTTGAAGGTCATTCGTTTTTACTTTGAACAAAGTCTGAGCGATTTATTAGAAGTTGAAATGCACGAGCTGGTCTTAGACGATCTTGTCCAAAAGTCAGAGGGAGTCTTTCTGAGTGCCAAGTTTTTGGTAGATTTTATTAAGGGCAAGTGTTCAACTCTTCTCACCTTGGAACAACTGGACAAGACCCTTCCGGCGGGCATCGCGTGTGTTTATTTTACCAGTCGTATTTCCAACGGCTCGAGCAAGACTTGTGTAGGGAACTAA
- the LOC138059116 gene encoding uncharacterized protein, with translation MEGHKTLSTLCSNEFDELKSEGIGNSQSVTDTSRYALEHGVQHMLQLDQDMKSCSLEQGVGKYVSDLELLYAKLCVNQPGATEDIVGVMKQGALKTISAECCETLSSLLFLLKKHRITLKEYPYTLFQCLLNEGSSKLSSDSRKLLETKYSDKPHMELLNKNHTQRGIQARFSCESQVACLDVSPSLEYMVCECRDGSIQFWSLASGNLKWKRYVKPKQYGCDGPFRIIVTSHELVVGFYRSVVFHPIKDLILPGVLDTVYSFNGDSKPLFPTSKCSFSVCSICGDEMLTDCPDDAKCLTMWNLNDGREIDRVYREKDILSFAVSQDGKLVAISHSPGSICLVDRENGFSTLSEVPSWRFGMIRLSPDSRFLFCSKWLNDRGMFPLGITEGLTYSIHLLAASRNSFKLESCRIGGFLLGDPLFEGWLSYYDVVLDSESLLRNHTRKDYIELVYRHAPTKNTEFEDVTCLQFSLTGESVYARVYVGSPGPRIIALDVYNRRFKGQKQFEINFFDLVPLKEGVLFATKNTLELWNSDLSVCMRSWRFGADAVFPISDDQVACITYETRDGIIFDTVSGDTVKTFKLPHGELIACNGDLQLFAWPKSQPEFIEMRELGTTELLWRALQGARYSSLTGLFSPKGKFVAVSSLQDGLVYVLDAGKVLLEYKDFDIRCCKFIGDEECIFLKSIDPIGGRLELFNVRSGDLLTVMDVEGSVLCNSPLATCPRMGLIAMSSRHIDLKIIKVKQPEEKTLSRETKRLLQE, from the coding sequence ATGGAAGGCCATAAGACCCTTTCTACTCTTTGTTCTAACGAGTTTGACGAGTTAAAAAGCGAAGGTATTGGTAACTCACAATCCGTCACTGACACTTCAAGGTATGCCTTGGAACATGGTGTTCAGCACATGTTACAGTTAGACCAGGACATGAAATCGTGTAGCCTTGAACAAGGGGTTGGAAAATATGTGTCAGACCTAGAGCTTTTGTACGCAAAGCTTTGTGTGAACCAGCCAGGAGCCACGGAAGATATCGTTGGTGTAATGAAGCAGGGTGCTTTGAAGACGATATCTGCCGAGTGTTGTGAGACCCTTTCTTCtttattgtttcttttaaaGAAGCACCGCATAACCTTAAAGGAATATCCCTATACTCTTTTTCAGTGTTTGTTGAATGAGGGAAGTAGTAAGTTATCTTCTGACTCCCGCAAGCTTCTGGAGACCAAGTATTCCGATAAACCTCACATGGAGTTGTTAAACAAAAATCACACCCAAAGAGGTATTCAAGCTCGGTTTAGTTGTGAATCACAAGTGGCTTGTTTGGATGTGTCCCCTAGCTTAGAGTACATGGTGTGTGAATGTCGCGATGGAAGCATTCAGTTTTGGTCACTTGCTTCAGGTAATCTCAAATGGAAACGCTATGTCAAACCAAAACAGTATGGTTGCGATGGTCCATTTAGAATCATTGTAACTTCGCATGAATTGGTTGTTGGTTTTTATCGTTCTGTTGTATTTCATCCTATCAAGGATCTCATTTTGCCAGGAGTGCTAGACACTGTTTACTCCTTTAATGGAGACTCGAAGCCGCTTTTTCCAACCAGTAAGTGCAGTTTTTCTGTCTGTTCTATTTGCGGCGACGAGATGTTAACTGATTGTCCCGACGATGCAAAATGTCTTACGATGTGGAATCTGAACGATGGCAGGGAGATCGATCGTGTCTACAGGGAAAAAGACATTTTATCTTTTGCAGTGTCTCAAGATGGAAAGCTCGTGGCAATTTCCCATTCACCGGGCTCTATTTGTTTAGTTGACCGGGAAAATGGTTTTTCAACTCTATCAGAGGTACCTTCATGGCGTTTTGGAATGATTAGGCTCTCACCAGACAGtcgatttcttttttgttcaaagtGGTTAAACGACAGGGGAATGTTTCCTTTAGGTATAACTGAGGGGCTTACGTATTCGATTCACCTTCTAGCTGCTTCGAGAAATTCCTTTAAGTTAGAATCGTGTAGAATCGGTGGCTTTTTGTTAGGAGATCCTCTGTTTGAGGGTTGGCTCAGTTATTATGATGTGGTGCTTGACAGCGAATCTCTGTTAAGGAACCACACACGTAAAGATTACATTGAACTAGTTTATCGGCATGCACCAACGAAAAACACAGAATTCGAAGATGTCACGTGCCTCCAATTCTCGTTAACCGGTGAGAGTGTGTATGCGAGAGTTTACGTTGGATCGCCTGGACCAAGAATTATCGCTTTGGACGTTTATAATCGGAGATTTAAGGGACAGAAACAGTTTGAGATTAACTTCTTTGATTTGGTACCATTAAAAGAAGGTGTTTTGTTTGCAACTAAGAACACACTTGAACTTTGGAACTCTGATTTGTCAGTCTGCATGCGAAGCTGGAGGTTTGGCGCGGATGCTGTCTTTCCTATTTCAGATGATCAGGTGGCATGCATAACATATGAAACGCGAGACGGGATCATTTTCGATACTGTTAGTGGAGATACTGTGAAAACATTTAAACTGCCTCATGGGGAGTTAATTGCTTGCAATGGGGACCTCCAGCTGTTTGCCTGGCCTAAATCCCAGCCAGAGTTCATTGAAATGAGGGAATTGGGTACAACTGAACTACTGTGGCGTGCACTCCAGGGTGCCCGTTATTCATCTCTGACGGGGTTATTTTCCCCCAAGGGAAAATTTGTTGCTGTTTCTTCGCTACAAGACGGACTCGTGTACGTTCTTGATGCTGGTAAGGTGCTTCTCGAATATAAGGATTTCGACATTCGCTGTTGTAAATTCATCGGTGACGAGGagtgtatttttctgaaatccATTGACCCAATTGGTGGCCGCCTGGAGCTTTTTAACGTAAGGTCTGGAGATCTACTCACTGTAATGGATGTTGAAGGGAGCGTTTTATGCAATAGTCCTTTAGCAACTTGTCCTAGAATGGGTCTCATTGCCATGTCTTCACGCCACATCGACTTAAAAATTATCAAGGTAAAGCAACCGGAAGAGAAGACACTCAGCAGGGAGACAAAAAG
- the LOC138059651 gene encoding uncharacterized protein produces MATPGPLASSKEKTNGAKLSRLIIDGGTTVLRNVFDTHHPPANLAADLNASYSILNNLLRRRILNGHQWDKLFPVCGAAPDSNTFDITLLFLLLTNICALTPPHTRWHCKPLSSDASREANFARIKFFRNQLYAHITTTAVDELMFNGLWQDISAVLVSLGFSQAEVDRLKAERCGEDDYVDALRDWAESERDLKTQLYEVRQCQDTVLESVKESSSMIQDIHQIVTECRETQHNTNQEDKILKKLARVDTQPDITYYTKRYLEGTRESVFARIDTWLDDASSPNHVLVLSGNAGMGKSVIAAEMCRRMQEAGRLAGSHFCHHDRARYRNPKVMLQSLACHLSCCLPEYKKALVKQLSGNLGVEINDMEVKDLFDMLFFKPLNKVAETDRTSLVVIDALDESEYQGRNDLLDVIAKLFKNLPLWLRFLVTTRPEINIWDSLKDLQPLLLEPKDEENLKVIRFYFERSLSDLLEFEMNELVLDDLVQRSEGVFLCAQFLVDFIRTKCSTLLTLEQLDETLPTGIACVYQSYFERLEQDLCKELNITEEQFLCFLGAIAAAREPLPLGFVPKLLCTNLSSSTFMRKAHKAIAIVITSSCSRRPHSFLS; encoded by the coding sequence atggccACACCTGGTCCCCTGGCCAGCTCTAAGGAGAAGACAAATGGGGCCAAGCTGAGTCGACTTATTATTGATGGTGGAACAACTGtactaagaaatgtttttgacaCTCATCACCCTCCTGCTAACTTGGCAGCTGATCTCAATGCCTCTTATTCTATCCTTAACAACCTTTTACGCCGAAGAATTCTCAATGGTCACCAGTGGGACAAGCTCTTTCCTGTTTGTGGGGCTGCCCCTGACTCCAACACGTTTGATATCACTCTGCTGTTCCTTCTTCTGACCAACATTTGCGCACTTACCCCTCCCCACACTAGATGGCATTGCAAGCCGCTCTCAAGTGACGCTTCTCGTGAAGCAAACTTTGCTCGCATCAAGTTCTTCCGCAATCAGTTGTATGCGCACATCACAACCACAGCTGTCGATGAACTGATGTTCAATGGTTTGTGGCAGGATATCAGTGCCGTTCTAGTGTCTCTTGGGTTCAGTCAGGCAGAGGTTGATCGACTGAAGGCAGAGCGATGTGGagaggatgattatgttgatgcCTTACGGGACTGGGCAGAGAGTGAAAGAGATCTCAAGACTCAGCTTTATGAGGTGCGTCAGTGTCAGGACACAGTCTTGGAGAGTGTCAAGGAAAGCAGTTCTATGATTCAAGACATACATCAAATTGTTACTGAATGCCGTGAGACACAACACAACACCAATCAGGAGGACAAAATCCTAAAGAAACTTGCAAGGGTTGACACGCAACCTGATATCACATATTATACAAAGAGATACTTGGAAGGAACCCGTGAGTCTGTCTTTGCTAGAATCGACACCTGGTTGGATGATGCAAGCTCTCCAAACCATGTCTTAGTGCTTAGCGGAAATGCAGGGATGGGGAAATCTGTCATTGCTGCTGAGATGTGTAGAAGAATGCAAGAAGCTGGCAGATTGGCGGGAAGCCATTTTTGTCACCATGACAGAGCACGCTACAGGAATCCCAAGGTGATGTTGCAGTCTTTAGCCTGTCACCTGTCATGCTGTCTTCCAGAGTACAAGAAAGCCCTTGTGAAACAGCTCTCTGGAAATCTGGGTGTAGAGATAAACGACATGGAAGTGAAAGATCTGTTTGATATGCTTTTTTTTAAACCGTTGAACAAGGTAGCAGAGACTGATCGTACTTCTCTTGTGGTAATAGATGCTTTAGATGAAAGTGAATACCAAGGGCGAAATGATCTTCTTGATGTGATTGCTAAGTTGTTTAAGAATTTACCCCTTTGGCTTCGATTTTTGGTGACGACGCGACCCGAAATTAACATTTGGGACAGCCTGAAAGATTTGCAACCACTGCTACTGGAGCCAAAAGATGAAGAGAACTTGAAGGTCATTCGTTTTTACTTTGAACGTAGTCTTAGCGATTTATTGGAATTTGAAATGAATGAGCTGGTCTTAGATGATCTTGTGCAGAGGTCGGAGGGAGTCTTTCTGTGTGCCCAGTTTTTGGTAGATTTTATAAGGACCAAGTGTTCAACTCTTCTCACCTTGGAACAACTGGACGAGACCCTTCCGACGGGCATCGCGTGTGTTTACCAGTCGTATTTCGAACGGCTTGAACAAGACTTGTGTAAGGAACTAAACATAACTGAAGAACAATTTCTTTGCTTCCTGGGTGCAATTGCCGCTGCCAGGGAACCACTGCCATTGGGTTTTGTTCCTAAATTGTTGTGCACGAACTTGTCGTCCTCGACTTTTATGCGAAAGGCGCACAAAGCCATCGCCATTGTAATCACTTCTTCCTGTTCACGAAGACCGCattcatttctttcataa